From Variovorax sp. PMC12, the proteins below share one genomic window:
- a CDS encoding acyl-CoA dehydrogenase: protein MSYTAPIKDMLFDIEHLANIGEIAKLPGFEEAGLETAQAVLEECARFNQDVVAPLNIAGDRNPSSFKDGAVATTPGFKEAFAQYVSGGWQGLQHPSDFGGQGLPKTIGAACGEMLNSANMSFALCPLLSDGAIEALLTAGSDELKAVYLEKLVSGQWTGTMNLTEPQAGSDLAMVRSRAEPQPDGTYKVFGTKIFITYGEHDMAENIVHLVLARVTGAPEGVKGISLFVVPKFLVNKDGSLGERNDVHCVSIEHKMGIKASPTAVLQYGDNGGAVGYLVGQENRGLEYMFIMMNSARYAVGMQGIAIAERAYQHAVAYAKDRVQSRPVDGSINASAPIIHHPDVKRMLMTMRAYTEGCRAMASVAAAAYDAAHHHSDADARKQNQAFYEFMVPLVKGYSTEMSLEVTSLGVQVHGGMGFIEETGAAQYYRDAKILTIYEGTTAIQANDLVGRKTARDGGQTAKAIAAQIEKTEAELAKSDNPAAVAVLKRLKAARLAFVEVVDFVAGQTKASPNAVFAGSVPYLMLAGNLVAGWQLARSLIIAQDLASRSFDTDFMLAKVATARFYAEHILNKVPGMRDSIVDGAESVTALALDAF, encoded by the coding sequence ACCGCGCAGGCCGTGCTCGAGGAGTGCGCCCGTTTCAACCAGGACGTGGTGGCGCCGCTGAACATCGCGGGCGACCGCAACCCCTCGTCGTTCAAGGACGGTGCCGTCGCCACCACGCCGGGCTTCAAGGAAGCCTTTGCGCAGTACGTGTCGGGCGGCTGGCAGGGCCTGCAGCATCCTTCGGACTTCGGCGGCCAGGGCCTGCCCAAGACCATCGGCGCGGCCTGCGGCGAGATGCTCAACTCGGCCAACATGAGCTTCGCGCTGTGTCCGCTGCTGAGCGACGGCGCCATCGAGGCGCTGCTCACGGCCGGCTCCGACGAGCTGAAGGCGGTGTATCTCGAAAAGCTCGTGAGCGGCCAGTGGACCGGCACGATGAACCTCACCGAGCCGCAGGCCGGCAGCGACCTGGCCATGGTGCGCAGCCGCGCGGAGCCGCAGCCCGACGGCACCTACAAGGTGTTCGGCACCAAGATCTTCATCACCTACGGTGAGCACGACATGGCCGAGAACATCGTGCACCTGGTGCTTGCGCGCGTGACCGGCGCGCCCGAAGGCGTGAAGGGCATCAGCCTGTTCGTGGTGCCCAAGTTCCTCGTGAACAAGGACGGCTCCCTGGGCGAGCGCAACGACGTGCATTGCGTGAGCATCGAGCACAAGATGGGCATCAAGGCCTCGCCCACCGCGGTGCTGCAGTACGGCGACAACGGCGGTGCCGTCGGCTATCTCGTAGGCCAGGAGAACCGCGGCCTGGAGTACATGTTCATCATGATGAACTCCGCGCGCTACGCCGTGGGCATGCAGGGCATCGCGATTGCCGAGCGCGCCTACCAGCACGCCGTGGCCTACGCCAAGGACCGCGTGCAGAGCCGCCCGGTCGACGGCTCCATCAACGCCAGCGCACCGATCATTCACCACCCCGACGTCAAGCGCATGCTGATGACGATGCGCGCCTACACCGAAGGCTGCCGCGCGATGGCCAGCGTGGCCGCCGCCGCCTACGACGCCGCGCACCACCATTCCGATGCCGACGCGCGCAAGCAGAACCAGGCCTTCTATGAGTTCATGGTGCCGCTGGTCAAGGGCTACAGCACCGAGATGAGCCTGGAAGTGACATCGCTCGGCGTGCAGGTGCATGGCGGCATGGGCTTCATCGAGGAGACCGGCGCCGCGCAGTACTACCGCGACGCGAAGATCCTCACCATCTACGAAGGCACCACCGCCATCCAGGCCAACGACCTCGTGGGCCGCAAGACCGCGCGCGACGGCGGCCAGACCGCCAAGGCGATTGCCGCGCAGATCGAGAAGACCGAAGCCGAGCTGGCCAAGAGCGACAACCCCGCCGCGGTCGCCGTGCTCAAGCGCCTGAAGGCCGCGCGCCTGGCGTTCGTCGAAGTGGTCGACTTCGTGGCCGGGCAGACCAAGGCATCGCCCAACGCCGTGTTCGCCGGCAGCGTGCCCTACCTGATGCTCGCGGGCAACCTGGTGGCCGGCTGGCAGCTCGCGCGCTCGCTGATCATTGCGCAGGACCTGGCCTCGCGCAGCTTCGACACCGACTTCATGCTGGCCAAGGTAGCCACCGCGCGCTTCTACGCCGAGCACATCCTGAACAAGGTGCCGGGCATGCGCGACAGCATCGTCGACGGCGCCGAGAGCGTCACGGCACTCGCGCTCGACGCGTTCTGA
- a CDS encoding NAD(P)H-dependent flavin oxidoreductase: MSKLPPVLANLPLPIIGSPLFIISNPKLVIAQCKAGVVGSMPALNARPAAQLEEWLIEITEELAAYNKANPDKPAAPFAINQIVHKSNDRLEHDMEMVVKYKVPIVITSLGARTDVNDAVHSYGGVTLHDIINNKFAQKAVEKGADGIIAVAAGAGGHAGVKSPFALVQEIRQWFDGPIALSGSIATGGAVLAAQAMGADFAYIGTAFIATEEARASDEYKQAIVDGNSDDIVYSNLFTGVHGNYLAPSIVKAGMDPANLPEGDLKTMNFATGDGSKAKAWKDIWGSGQGIGAVTEVASAAAFIEKLKREYQEARQRLAL, encoded by the coding sequence ATGTCCAAGCTGCCCCCCGTACTCGCGAACCTGCCGCTGCCGATCATCGGCTCGCCGCTGTTCATCATCAGCAACCCCAAGCTCGTGATTGCGCAATGCAAGGCGGGCGTGGTCGGCTCGATGCCCGCGCTCAACGCGCGCCCCGCGGCGCAGCTTGAAGAGTGGCTGATCGAGATCACCGAAGAACTGGCTGCCTACAACAAGGCCAACCCCGACAAGCCCGCGGCGCCCTTCGCCATCAACCAGATCGTGCACAAGAGCAACGACCGGCTCGAGCACGACATGGAGATGGTCGTGAAGTACAAGGTGCCGATCGTCATCACCTCGCTGGGCGCGCGCACCGACGTGAACGACGCGGTGCACAGCTACGGCGGCGTCACCCTGCACGACATCATCAACAACAAGTTCGCGCAGAAGGCGGTGGAGAAGGGCGCCGACGGCATCATCGCCGTGGCTGCCGGTGCCGGCGGCCATGCGGGCGTGAAGAGCCCGTTCGCGCTGGTGCAGGAAATTCGCCAGTGGTTCGACGGCCCGATCGCGCTGTCGGGTTCCATCGCCACCGGCGGCGCGGTGCTCGCGGCGCAGGCCATGGGTGCCGACTTCGCCTACATCGGCACGGCCTTCATCGCGACCGAGGAAGCCCGCGCGAGCGACGAATACAAGCAGGCCATCGTCGACGGCAATTCCGACGACATCGTCTACTCGAACCTGTTCACCGGCGTGCACGGCAACTACCTCGCCCCGAGCATCGTCAAGGCGGGCATGGACCCGGCCAACCTGCCCGAAGGCGACCTCAAGACCATGAACTTCGCGACCGGCGACGGCAGCAAAGCCAAGGCCTGGAAAGACATCTGGGGCTCGGGCCAGGGCATCGGCGCCGTGACCGAAGTGGCCAGCGCCGCGGCCTTCATCGAGAAGCTCAAGCGCGAGTACCAGGAAGCAAGGCAGCGGTTGGCGCTTTGA
- a CDS encoding acyltransferase family protein, with product MPLLDAAKGIACAVIVGHHLSRYGPMPAGAYALAPDFFAWLSNEGRLAVQVFLVIAGFLAAASLAPDGMLRVDRPVARILQRYGRLVMPYLAALTVCVLVAAVVRPWLDEEVVPAAPTFGQLVAHGLLLQDLLGYESLSTGVWYVAIDFQLFALALALVGLPTLLQRPAGAVHASLSARWLPVALVLGLAVASLALFNRNAGLDDTAFYFFGTYGLGMLVFWIGRATRFSTWQGAVALLALVGAGALAIDWRSRIATALVTALLIAVAQRRHWLSPAHWPALAVPLQRLGRMSYSLFLIHFPVLLAMNAAVANAGPHGAWFDAAGLVATFALSIAAAALLYRWVESRPASWRGVFMLFAALLVSGIAVSY from the coding sequence ATGCCGCTGCTCGATGCGGCAAAGGGCATTGCGTGCGCCGTGATCGTCGGGCACCACCTGTCGCGCTACGGCCCCATGCCGGCCGGCGCGTATGCGCTCGCGCCCGATTTCTTCGCCTGGCTGTCCAACGAGGGGCGGCTGGCGGTGCAGGTGTTCCTGGTGATCGCCGGCTTCCTGGCCGCGGCGAGCCTCGCGCCCGACGGCATGCTGCGCGTCGACCGGCCGGTAGCGCGGATCCTGCAGCGCTACGGGCGGCTGGTGATGCCGTACCTGGCCGCGCTCACCGTGTGCGTGCTCGTTGCGGCGGTCGTGCGGCCGTGGCTCGATGAGGAAGTGGTACCCGCCGCGCCCACCTTCGGGCAACTGGTGGCGCACGGGCTGCTGCTGCAGGACTTGCTGGGCTATGAGTCGCTGTCGACCGGTGTCTGGTACGTGGCCATCGACTTCCAGCTGTTCGCGCTCGCGCTTGCGCTGGTCGGGCTGCCCACGCTGCTGCAGCGTCCCGCCGGCGCGGTGCATGCGAGCCTGTCGGCGCGCTGGTTGCCCGTGGCGCTGGTGCTGGGGCTGGCCGTGGCATCGCTCGCGCTGTTCAACCGCAACGCGGGGCTGGACGACACCGCTTTCTATTTCTTCGGCACCTACGGCCTGGGCATGCTGGTGTTCTGGATCGGCCGCGCCACGCGCTTCAGCACCTGGCAGGGCGCGGTCGCGCTGCTGGCCCTGGTGGGGGCGGGCGCGCTCGCCATCGACTGGCGCAGCCGCATCGCCACCGCCCTGGTGACGGCGCTGCTGATCGCGGTCGCGCAGCGCCGGCACTGGTTGTCGCCGGCGCATTGGCCGGCGCTGGCCGTGCCGCTGCAGCGGCTGGGGCGCATGTCTTATTCGCTGTTCCTGATCCACTTTCCGGTGCTGCTCGCCATGAACGCGGCGGTGGCGAATGCCGGGCCGCACGGCGCATGGTTCGATGCGGCCGGCCTGGTCGCGACCTTTGCCCTGTCGATCGCAGCGGCGGCGCTCCTGTACCGCTGGGTCGAGTCGCGCCCGGCCTCGTGGCGCGGCGTGTTCATGCTTTTTGCCGCGTTGCTGGTCAGCGGAATAGCTGTTTCTTACTAG